The following proteins come from a genomic window of Anopheles ziemanni chromosome 3, idAnoZiCoDA_A2_x.2, whole genome shotgun sequence:
- the LOC131288114 gene encoding endocuticle structural glycoprotein ABD-5-like: MKQFVVFASVCCVLLAGRVVLSAPAPQQGAAQPNPNDVQTVRYYSENNGLDGYKFTYELSDGQIRSEVGTYRDVKDAEGKDVKALFVQGSYSFVAPDGQTYWVNYTADENGYHPKVGTGPTGGIQPGQDAPIDSA; this comes from the exons ATGAAACAGTTCGTAGTGTTCGCCAGTGTGTGCTGTGTCCTGTTGGCAGGACGTGTGGTGTTGTCTGCTCCGGCCCCCCAGCAGGGTGCCGCACAGCCGAACCCAAATGACGTGCAAACCGTGCGATATTACAGCGAAAATAATGGACTTGACGGTTACAAGTTCAC GTACGAGCTGAGTGATGGGCAGATTCGTTCGGAAGTCGGCACCTACCGGGACGTGAAGGACGCCGAGGGCAAGGACGTGAAGGCGCTGTTCGTGCAGGGCTCGTACTCGTTCGTCGCACCGGACGGTCAGACGTACTGGGTGAACTACACCGCCGACGAGAACGGCTACCATCCGAAGGTGGGCACCGGCCCGACTGGTGGAATCCAACCGGGACAGGATGCCCCCATTGACAGCGCCTAA
- the LOC131285006 gene encoding uncharacterized protein LOC131285006, with protein MVYGSIVQQPVEANGLPGTLGRLIGECFDRDTRTLYLVGLEQLHNFQNYLALPYPKVIIPQATPIGMPDEAALVLIYLPVNSKEELRSSMRIIMHSWSKIVRNGKYVVLMEDAYLVKPRVAVPMELGIVFATYNIVYWCVTGFRRAENLQYWVPFALSAYFMENPVQYGSAFEWTRGRLPNVSLEIYGQATLTFPYTHHIGGGLLRGIDLEIFVNLLHHLNHRLRVEIVEYAGDVEEERDKMTNRLHEMKVDLMITRKDVVPETLPVIYVPEVSYYCLIAPRSTVLDLTQSLLRPFSTELWMCVTVAGLLISGLLALAKHTKCANVGTLVRWSFQCKPLASILATTYAIVRFILLESYLAKVTSFFLAYRFQPDANTLDEFFATDIPIWLPTGYNHFVERLGDDLRSRILERALDDDKCMDFSARCAQMDSFARATYVVNHDLPADPVTGRKPFYIVPEMLASYTHLGYAFARGSALVDLFAVYLRRMHEAGLVQLYYRQYEQYLMRDRLMQKPVDQSLEFDHLLSVWICVSLSWGVSFVVFLVELLLNCQLMELLRVWKRALAGITDVWEPHSTNVVPSSHSEVVGGRVSSPCTLYQKGDIRNYVINFDEAPSVSTCIVGSADAGILQTGVSSVGSDYRIA; from the exons ATGGTGTACGGGAGCATCGTACAGCAACCAGTGGAAGCAAACGGCCTTCCTGGGACGTTGGGACGTCTCATTGGTGAATGCTTCGATCGGGATACGCGCACACTTTACTTGGTCGGCCTGGAACAGTTGCACAATTTTCAGAACTATCTGGCACTCCCCTACCCGAAGGTGATCATCCCTCAAGCCACTCCGATCGGGATGCCGGATGAGGCGGCATTGGTGCTAATCTATTTGCCTGTCAACTCGAAG gaggagcttcgaagttCGATGAGGATCATTATGCATAGTTGGTCGAAAATCGTCCGCAACGGCAAGTATGTGGTGTTGATGGAAGATGCTTATCTGGTGAAACCGCGGGTGGCAGTACCGATGGAGTTGGGGATAGTTTTCGCTACGTACAACATAGTGTACTGGTGCGTAACGGGCTTCCGACGGGCAGAGAACCTACAGTACTGGGTACCGTTTGCGCTGAGTGCTTACTTCATGGAGAATCCCGTGCAGTATGGCAGCGCGTTCGAGTGGACCCGTGGCCGCCTACCGAATGTGTCGCTAGAAATCTACGGGCAGGCGACGTTAACCTTTCCCTACACGCACCATATAGGGGGAGGTTTACTACGAGGAATTGATCTGGAAATTTTCGTAAATTTACTCCACCATTTAAATCACCGGCTGCGAGTGGAAATCGTCGAGTATGCCGGGGATGTGGAGGAGGAACGAGATAAAATGACCAATCGATTGCACGAGATGAAAGTGGACTTGATGATAACCCGCAAGGATGTTGTACCGGAAACGCTCCCGGTTATCTATGTGCCGGAAGTGTCATACTACTGTTTGATAGCCCCCCGTTCGACCGTACTTGACTTGACGCAGTCTCTTCTACGACCCTTTTCCACCGAGCTGTGGATGTGTGTTACGGTAGCTGGACTCTTAATTTCTGGCCTTTTGGCGCTAGCCAAGCATACCAAGTGTGCAAACGTGGGAACCCTAGTTAGGTGGTCGTTTCAGTGTAAACCATTGGCATCGATCCTCGCCACGACGTACGCAATCGTCCGCTTCATCTTGCTCGAGTCCTATCTCGCCAAGGTGACGTCCTTCTTTCTTGCCTACCGCTTCCAACCGGATGCGAATACATTGGACGAATTTTTCGCCACCGACATTCCGATCTGGTTACCTACCGGGTACAATCATTTCGTAGAAAGACTTGGCGATGACTTGCGGTCACGAATCCTTGAGAGGGCGCTCGATGATGACAAATGTATGGATTTCTCAGCGAGATGCGCCCAGATGGACAGTTTCGCTCGTGCCACGTACGTAGTCAACCACGACCTGCCGGCCGATCCGGTGACGGGCCGCAAGCCGTTCTACATCGTGCCGGAAATGCTAGCCAGCTACACCCATCTGGGGTACGCGTTTGCCCGTGGGTCAGCGCTGGTCGATCTGTTTGCGGTTTATCTGCGCCGAATGCACGAGGCAGGGCTGGTGCAGCTCTACTATCGGCAGTACGAGCAGTACCTCATGCGAGACCGTCTCATGCAAAAGCCGGTGGATCAATCGCTCGAGTTTGACCATCTGCTGTCGGTTTGGATTTGTGTCAGTCTTAGCTGGGGTGTGTCGTTTGTGGTATTCTTAGTGGAGCTGCTCCTGAACTGCCAGCTGATGGAACTGCTTCGGGTGTGGAAGCGGGCTCTTGCAGG AATAACCGACGTGTGGGAACCGCATTCGACGAACGTTGTACCGTCTTCCCATTCGGAGGTCGTTGGAGGTCGGGTTAGCTCGCCTTGTACCCTTTACCAGAAGGGAGACATAAGAAATTATGTAATTAATTTCGATGAGGCACCATCGGTGTCAACGTGTATCGTCGGCAGTGCCGATGCCGGCATCCTTCAAACTGGCGTGTCGAGTGTGGGTTCCGATTATCGGATTGCCTAA
- the LOC131285005 gene encoding endocuticle structural glycoprotein SgAbd-5-like, translated as MQQSLLICVTLSVMLVGCLGAPADPVATPYILQYESNNAQNDGYSFQYELSDDQKRKEEGTIRSGQDKEGKDVQFVAVQGRYSFVSDDGRTYWVEYEADENGYRTRMGTGA; from the exons ATGCAGCaaagtttgttaatttgtGTAACACTTTCGGTCATGCTTGTTGGTTGTCTTGGAGCGCCGGCCGATCCCGTGGCCACGCCGTACATCTTGCAGTACGAAAGCAATAATGCACAGAACGATGGCTACAGTTTTCA GTACGAGTTGAGCGATGACCAAAAGCGCAAGGAAGAGGGCACCATACGGTCCGGCCAGGACAAGGAAGGCAAAGATGTGCAGTTCGTGGCCGTCCAAGGACGCTACTCGTTCGTTTCGGACGATGGCCGCACCTACTGGGTGGAGTACGAAGCCGACGAGAATGGATACCGCACCCGGATGGGCACCGGAGCCTAA